One window from the genome of Pyrus communis chromosome 16, drPyrComm1.1, whole genome shotgun sequence encodes:
- the LOC137719880 gene encoding uncharacterized protein codes for MDDTSNSSSKLGSTSVASVVPVVIPSSTNHGEKPEKFNGTDFKRWQQKMLFYLTTLNLAKFPTEDTPVSGTTVEKVAAIDAWNHSDFLCKNYILNALDNALYNVYSPIKSAKALWNSLDKIYKTEDAGMKKFVVGRFLDYKVTDSKKVISQVQELQLILHEIHVEGMSLSETFQVAVDNRYSEKKSNSQLMQAKTHIVKGGPKNNKKRKHSGESSSQGNFKKFKGKCFACNKTGHHASECRNRKGQDNSKKKSNEVHITEEERLSKKISDINLVTVVSEVNMVGNTKEWWVDTKATCHICSDRKMFTTYQEVTHGEQLFMGNSSTSKVQGLGKFVQTRGGKIYFITFIDDCTRYCYVYLLRSKDEALEAFTNYKNEVENQLSKKIKVIRSNRGENEPQTYKEAISSSAASFWKEAINAEIESIMQNHTWELVDLPPGNKPLGYKWIFKRKMKADGSSDKYKARLVAKVIHNLEIHQMDVKAAFLNGDLGEEIYMEQHEGFIVHGRERKNYGLHFTRCPAVLEGYYDANWISDT; via the exons ATGGATGATACTAGTAATTCTTCTAGTAAATTGGGCAGCACGTCAGTTGCGAGTGTTGTGCCCGTGGTGATCCCATCTTCCACCAATCATGGTGAGAAGCCTGAGAAGTTCAATGGGACAGACTTCAAGAGGTGGCAACAGAAAATGTTATTTTACCTCACCACTTTGAACTTGGCAAAGTTTCCGACTGAAGATACGCCTGTGTCTGGAACTACCGTAGAAAAAGTGGCCGCAATAGATGCATGGAACCATTCTGATTTTCTTTGCAAGAATTACATCTTGAATGCATTAGATAATGCACTATACAATGTGTATAGTCCAATTAAAAGTGCAAAAGCCTTATGGAACTCTCTTGACAAGATATATAAAACTGAAGATGCTGGCATGAAGAAATTCGTGGTCGGTCGATTTCTTGACTACAAGGTGACAGACTCCAAAAAGGTTATCAGTCAAGTCCAAGAGCTACAACTTATTCTTCATGAAATACATGTTGAAGGGATGTCGCTTAGTGAGACCTTTCAAGTGGCTGta GATAATCGTTACTCTGAAAAGAAGTCTAACAGTCAACTTATGCAAGCCAAGACACACATTGTGAAGGGTGGGCCAAAGAATAACAAAAAGAGGAAGCACTCTGGTGAAAGTTCAAGCCAAGGGAATTTTAAGAAGTTCAAAGGCAAGTGTTTTGCTTGCAACAAGACAGGACATCATGCTAGCGAATGTCGAAACCGCAAAGGCCAAGACAATTCCAAAAAGAAGAGTAATGAAGTACACATAACCGAGGAAGAGAGGCTATCCAAAAAGATCTCTGACATAAATCTTGTGACTGTGGTATCTGAAGTCAACATGGTGGGAAACACTAAGGAATGGTGGGTTGACACTAAGGCTACTTGCCACATATGCTCTGATAGAAAAATGTTTACCACCTATCAAGAAGTTACTCATGGAGAGCAATTGTTCATGGGGAATTCTTCTACATCCAAGGTTCAAGGCCTAGGAAAG TTTGTGCAAACTAGAGGAGGCAAGatatattttattactttcatAGATGATTGCACAAGGTACTGCTATGTGTATTTGCTAAGAAGCAAAGATGAAGCCTTAGAAGCGTTCACAAATTATAAGAACGAAGTTGAGAATCAACTTAGCAAAAAGATAAAGGTTATAAGAAGCAATAGGGGAG AAAATGAGCCTCAAACGTATAAGGAAGCAATATCCTCTTCAGCTGCTTCATTTTGGAAAGAGGCTATTAATGCTGAAATTGAATCCATCATGCAAAATCATACATGGGAATTGGTGGATCTTCCTCCTGGAAATAAACCTTTAGGTTATAAATGGATTTTCAAAAGGAAGATGAAAGCAGATGGATCTAGTGACAAGTACAAGGCAAGACTTGTCGCCAAAG TAATTCATAATCTTGAGattcatcaaatggatgtcaaggCTGCTTTTCTAAATGGTGATTTGGGTGAGGAAATTTATATGGAACAACATGAAGGTTTCATAGTGCATGGCCGAGAAAGAAAG AACTATGGATTGCACTTCACAAGATGTCCAGCAGTACTTGAAGGCTATTATGATGCTAACTGGATATCTGATACATAA
- the LOC137720609 gene encoding large ribosomal subunit protein uL29c codes for MLGAISIAPPSTVTFPSKLLSPVSKSSFNGMRVQRLCPNIGVRLPTESSRRPCSPSSSVVMMAKREEEMKEIRTKTTEEINEEVVDLKGELFMLRLQKSARNEFTSSEFRRMRKRIARLLTVKREREIEEGIGKRLSRKFDRQWKKSIVVRPPPSLKKLQEEEAAAEAAEKAASA; via the exons ATGTTGGGCGCAATCTCCATAGCTCCACCTTCAACGGTTACATTTCCCTCAAAGCTGCTGTCGCCAGTCTCCAAGTCCTCCTTCAATGGCATGCGAGTCCAACGCCTTTGCCCAAACATCGGCGTTCGTCTTCCGACGGAGTCATCTCGGAGGCCGTGCTCGCCGTCGTCTTCGGTTGTGATGATGGccaagagagaggaagaaatgaAGGAAATCAGGACCAAAACCACCGAAGAAATCAACGAGGAGGTGGTCGACCTCAAAGGAGAGCTCTTCATGCTTCGCCTCCAGAAATCGGCTCGCAACGAGTTCACTTCCAGCGAGTTCCGTCGAATGCGCAAAAGG ATTGCTCGCCTGCTTACTGTTAAACGGGAAAGAGAAATTGAGGAGGGAATTGGTAAGAGGCTATCAAGAAAGTTCGATCGACAATGGAAGAAAAGCATTGTTGTTAGACCGCCTCCGTCGTTGAAGAAGTTGCAAGAGGAAGAAGCAGCTGCAGAAGCTGCTGAGAAGGCTGCATCTGCATGA
- the LOC137720296 gene encoding ubiquitin carboxyl-terminal hydrolase 4-like, with translation MGAAGSKLEKALGDQFPEGERYFGLENFGNTCYCNSVLQALYFCVPFREQLLEYYSSNKSAGDAEENLLTCLADLFTQISSQKKKTGVIAPKRFVQRLKKQNELFRSYMHQDAHEFLNFLLNELVDILEKEAQAAKSDQETSSPPEKMGNGPKNVQANGTHKDPLVTWVHKNFQGILTNETRCLRCETVTARDETYFDLSLDIEQNSSITSCLKNFSSTETLNAEDKFFCDKCCSLQEAQKRMKIKKPPHILVIHLKRFKYIEQLGRYKKLSYRVVFPLELKLSNTVEDVESEYSLFAVVVHVGSGPNHGHYVSLVKSHNHWLFFDDENVEMIDESAVQTFFGSAQEYSSNTDHGYILFYESLGTSNKS, from the exons ATGGGTGCTGCGGGCTCCAAACTCGAGAAAGCTCTCGGCGACCAGTTTCCGGAAGGCGAGCGATATTTCGGACTCGAGAATTTCGGCAATACTTGCTATTGTAATAGCGTTTTGCAG GCACTTTATTTTTGTGTTCCATTTCGTGAGCAGTTGCTAGAATATTATTCCAGCAACAAAAGTGCTGGGGATGCAGAAGAAAATCTGTTGACATGCTTGGCGGATTTGTTTACACAG ATAAGTtcacaaaagaagaaaacgGGTGTCATTGCTCCAAAGCGTTTCGTAcaaagattgaagaaacaaaatgaGCTTTTCCGTAGCTATATGCACCAG GATGCTCATGAATtcttaaactttttgttaaatGAACTTGTGGACATACTGGAGAAAGAAGCCCAAGCTGCAAAAAGTGATCAAGAAACTTCTTCACCTCCTGAAAAAATGGGAAATGGTCCAAAGAATGTTCAGGCCAATGGTACTCATAAAGATCCCTTAGTTACCTGGGTGCACAAAAATTTTCAG GGTATACTCACCAATGAAACAAGGTGCTTACGGTGTGAGACAGTGACTGCAAGAGATGAAACATATTTTGACCTGAGCCTGGATATTGAACAGAACAGTTCAATAACGAGCTGTTTGAAAAACTTCAGTTCCACAGAGACGTTAAATGCCGAGGACAAATTTTTTTGCGACAAGTGCTGCAG CTTGCAAGAAGCGCAGAAGAGGATGAAGATAAAAAAGCCACCTCACATCCTTGTCATCCATCTTAAACGGTTTAAGTACATCGAGCAGCTAGGCCGTTACAAGAAGCTATCTTACCGGGTTGTATTCCCGCTAGAGCTGAAGCTGAGTAACACAGTTGAGGATGTAGAATCTGAGTACTCTCTATTTGCGGTGGTTGTCCATGTTGGTAGTGGGCCAAACCATGGACACTATGTTAGCCTTGTGAAAAGCCATAACCACTGGCTATTTTTTGATGACGAAAATGTGGAGATGATTGATGAGTCTGCTGTGCAAACTTTCTTTGGGTCGGCACAGGAGTATTCGAGTAATACAGATCATGGATACATCTTGTTCTATGAGAGCCTCGGCACCAGTAACAAGAGTTAA